From Hylaeus volcanicus isolate JK05 chromosome 2, UHH_iyHylVolc1.0_haploid, whole genome shotgun sequence, the proteins below share one genomic window:
- the LOC128872660 gene encoding uncharacterized protein LOC128872660, which produces MSELLGWNDLQMFIYGKRMLQGSAKKFVAFERGITTWKKLKRRLIREFHVQKNSAEVHAQLYRRRKLPNESSRQYVYEMQEITAQGEVDEDVLIQYIIDSIPDSNESNKAILYSARSLKSLKRSLETYDRLREKSDQKKGVVKREEKKEMKTPAPKRSGKTHCYACGSTVHSVKDCTNKDKGPKYFSCNDFGHISLKCPKKVETENRKSVNCVRSTDDKFVVVKISDVVCYALIDVGSDVSLIREDIFKKITGVKLRLTRRVLTGFGNSQTIPIGRFDADLTINVSTGTMNVESNFRAKLFKAGRSKHPWR; this is translated from the coding sequence ATGAGTGAGCTGCTAGGTTGGAACGATTTACAAATGTTCATATACGGTAAACGAATGTTACAAGGTTCggcgaagaaatttgttgcgTTCGAAAGAGGGATTACTACGTGGAAAAAACTAAAACGTCGATTAATTCGGGAATTCCATGTACAAAAAAACAGTGCAGAAGTACACGCTCAATTGTACCGCCGGAGAAAATTACCAAACGAAAGTAGTAGACAATACGTATACGAGATGCAAGAAATAACCGCGCAGGGGGAAGTTGACGAAGATGTCCttattcaatatataataGACAGTATACCAGATAGTAACGAGTCTAATAAAGCAATCCTTTACAGTGCTCGAAGTTTAAAATCGTTGAAAAGAAGCCTGGAAACCTACGACAGATTAAGAGAAAAATCAGACCAGAAGAAAGGTGTAGTgaaaagggaagaaaagaaagaaatgaaaacacCAGCGCCGAAACGTAGCGGGAAAACGCATTGCTATGCTTGTGGTTCAACGGTACATAGTGTGAAAGACTGTACAAATAAGGATAAAGGCCCAAAGTATTTTAGTTGTAATGATTTCGGTCATATTTCGCTTAAATGCCCTAAGAAGGTGGAAACCGAAAATCGTAAATCGGTGAATTGTGTACGGAGTACGGACGATAAATTCGTGGTTGTGAAAATAAGCGACGTTGTGTGCTACGCGTTAATAGACGTAGGCAGTGACGTAAGCCTAATCAGAGAggacatatttaaaaaaattacgggTGTTAAATTGCGTTTAACTCGACGAGTGTTAACAGGTTTCGGGAATTCGCAAACAATACCGATCGGACGCTTTGACGCTGATTTAACGATAAACGTGTCAACTGGAACTATGAACGTCGAAAGTAATTTTAGGGCAAAACTTTTTAAGGCAGGTAGAAGTAAACATCCGTGGCGGTGA